The DNA region GAGATAGTGTTTACTTAGGTCAACATTTTAATCCCCTTACAATAAGTAATTTTGAAATTTGCAATTATCTTAGTATGCATAAATTAACCTGTCATCCTATGCATATAGGAGGTTCCTATAATTTTGACTTTGGAAGAGTTAAAATGACACCTGCCCTTCATGGTTCATCTATACAAACGGATACAGGTGACCTATATGGAGGAAATCCAGGAGGATTCTTAATTGAAATAGATGGTAAAAAAATCTATCATGCAGGGGATACGGGCCTTACTATGGATATGAAACTCCTAGAAGATGAACATATTGATTTAGCTTTAATTCCTATAGGAGGAAATTTCACTATGGATATACATGATGCTGTCCGTGCTGTGGACTTTATAAAGCCTAAAAAGGTAATCCCAATGCACTATAATACTTTTGATCTAGTAAAAGCAGACCCAGAAGAATTTAAGAACTTAATAAAAAATTCAGAGGTTATCATATTAAATCCAAGTGAAGAAATTGAACTTTAGTATATAAAAGAAGAAAAACATATAGAAAGAAGGAAGATATATCATCTCTTCCTTCTCTTATCTTCATACATTTTTTCATCTGCCCTTTTAATACATTCTTTTATAGTAGATTTAAAGCCATATTCTTCATGACCTATACTTAGGCAAAGATCATGACTAAGAACTGAACTGTCCCTATTCCATCTATTCACCTTATATCTTATATTGTTTACAAGACCCTGAACCCTTTGTTTATTACTATCCACAAGACCTATTAAAAATTCATCTCCACCATATCTAACTACCACGTCCTTATGGGTAGTAGAACTCTTTAGTATATTGGCCACTTGGACCAGTACCACATCTCCCACATTGTGACCATAAAAGTCATTTATATATTTAAATTTATCTATATCTATTATGAAAATACTAAAAGAACTCTTGTTGTCTTTTATTACTTCTTCCTGAGTTTCTATGAATCTATTAAAATAATGCCTATTATATAAACCTGTTAAGGAATCTGTATTAGCTAACTCTTTTAACTCCTTATGGGCGACCTTTAGTTCTTTAGTCCTTTCCTCTACTAGCTTTTCCATGTTATTGTACATATATTTTAGATGGTTAGCCATTTCTTGTATCTTATTTCCTAGTACTTCTATTTCATCGCCACTCTTAATATCTATCTCAATATCAAAATTTCCTCGTCCAACTTCTTCTACTGTATCGGCTAA from Anaeromicrobium sediminis includes:
- a CDS encoding metal-dependent hydrolase, producing the protein MKIKFIAHSCFYIEHNNFKGLIDPFINGNPSAHVDISEFKDISHLFVTHGHGDHLGDSVYLGQHFNPLTISNFEICNYLSMHKLTCHPMHIGGSYNFDFGRVKMTPALHGSSIQTDTGDLYGGNPGGFLIEIDGKKIYHAGDTGLTMDMKLLEDEHIDLALIPIGGNFTMDIHDAVRAVDFIKPKKVIPMHYNTFDLVKADPEEFKNLIKNSEVIILNPSEEIEL